One genomic region from Streptomyces sp. NBC_01431 encodes:
- the ftsX gene encoding permease-like cell division protein FtsX produces MRAQFVLSEIGVGLRRNLTMTIAVVVSVALSLALFGGTLLMRDQVNSMKDYWYDKVNVSLFLCNKADAESVTRCAKGAVTAQQKKDIEADLKKLDIVQSVVYESQDEAYKHYKDQYGSTPMASSITPDQMPESFRVKLKDPQKYKVVATAFAGRDGIESVQDQRGTLDTLFKILNGMNAAALAVMSIMLIVAVMLIVNTVRVSAFSRRRETGIMRLVGASSFYIQAPFIMEAAFAGLLGGIGAAALLVLARYFIIDHGMSLAQNLSLIKFIGWNAVLAKLPLVLASSVLMPAVAAFLALRKYLKV; encoded by the coding sequence ATGCGCGCTCAGTTCGTTCTCTCGGAGATCGGGGTCGGTCTCCGCCGCAACCTGACCATGACGATCGCCGTCGTCGTCTCCGTCGCCCTCTCGCTGGCCCTGTTCGGCGGGACGCTGCTGATGCGGGACCAGGTCAACAGCATGAAGGACTACTGGTACGACAAGGTCAACGTCTCCCTCTTCCTGTGCAACAAGGCGGACGCCGAGAGCGTCACCCGGTGCGCCAAGGGGGCCGTGACGGCCCAGCAGAAGAAGGACATCGAGGCCGACCTCAAGAAGCTCGACATCGTCCAGAGCGTGGTGTACGAGTCGCAGGACGAGGCGTACAAGCACTACAAGGACCAGTACGGCAGCACCCCGATGGCCAGTTCCATCACGCCCGACCAGATGCCCGAGTCCTTCCGTGTCAAGCTCAAGGACCCGCAGAAGTACAAGGTGGTCGCGACCGCCTTCGCGGGCCGCGACGGCATCGAGTCGGTGCAGGACCAGCGCGGCACCCTGGACACCCTCTTCAAGATCCTCAACGGCATGAACGCGGCGGCCCTCGCGGTCATGTCGATCATGCTGATCGTCGCCGTGATGCTGATCGTGAACACCGTGCGGGTCTCGGCGTTCAGCCGCCGCCGCGAGACCGGCATCATGCGCCTGGTGGGCGCGTCCAGCTTCTACATCCAGGCGCCGTTCATCATGGAGGCCGCGTTCGCCGGGCTGCTCGGCGGCATCGGGGCGGCCGCACTCCTCGTCCTCGCGCGGTACTTCATAATCGATCACGGCATGTCGCTGGCGCAGAACCTGAGCCTCATCAAGTTCATCGGCTGGAACGCCGTGTTGGCGAAACTCCCGCTGGTGCTCGCCTCCAGCGTCCTGATGCCCGCGGTGGCGGCCTTCCTCGCGCTCCGCAAGTACCTCAAGGTCTGA
- a CDS encoding S41 family peptidase encodes MSGPDFCPKSRGVRRGTALALVFAGVLAGAAATDCLPRAERGPAALPAAAALGPNEGRPVRDADRTAEEVSRAAARAEADGKSPVRAAEEAVGRSGDRWGAVYDKAQYEQYAASLDGRYTGVGLWVGRTGDGRIEVTRVQSGGPAARAGIEAGDVLRAVDGWATGGQPVTEVVARLRGDAAGSKVAVSLRRGTRDWSRTLDRAVLDTEDVTVQNLSAKAVMIKVAAFTTGSGERVRAAVSRAPKAAGILLDLRGNSGGLVTEATAAASAFLDGGLVATYDVHGKQRALYAAAGQSTARPVVVLIDGGTMSAAELLTGALQDRGRAVTVGSRTFGKGSVQMPTGLAGGSVAELTVGHYRTPAGHGLDGQGITPDVPVTDRPLQHAETVLSGLGGAS; translated from the coding sequence ATGTCGGGTCCGGACTTCTGTCCCAAGTCCCGTGGCGTGCGCCGCGGGACGGCTTTGGCCTTGGTGTTCGCGGGTGTTCTCGCGGGCGCCGCCGCGACCGACTGCCTGCCGCGCGCCGAGCGCGGCCCCGCCGCGTTACCGGCCGCCGCCGCCCTCGGCCCGAACGAAGGGCGCCCGGTCCGCGACGCGGACCGCACCGCCGAGGAGGTGTCGCGGGCCGCCGCGCGTGCCGAGGCCGACGGCAAGTCCCCCGTCCGCGCCGCCGAGGAGGCAGTGGGGCGCAGCGGAGACCGCTGGGGCGCGGTGTACGACAAGGCGCAGTACGAGCAGTACGCGGCCTCCCTCGACGGCCGCTACACCGGCGTCGGACTCTGGGTCGGGCGCACCGGCGACGGGCGGATCGAGGTCACCCGGGTGCAGAGCGGTGGGCCCGCGGCCCGCGCGGGCATCGAAGCGGGCGACGTCCTGCGCGCCGTCGACGGATGGGCCACCGGCGGACAGCCCGTCACGGAGGTGGTCGCCCGGCTGCGCGGCGACGCGGCCGGCAGCAAGGTCGCCGTCTCGCTGCGGCGCGGCACCCGCGACTGGAGCCGCACGCTCGACCGGGCGGTCCTCGACACCGAGGACGTCACCGTGCAGAACCTCTCCGCCAAGGCCGTGATGATCAAGGTGGCGGCCTTCACCACCGGCTCGGGCGAGCGGGTGCGGGCCGCGGTGAGCCGGGCCCCCAAGGCCGCCGGGATCCTGCTCGACCTGCGCGGCAACAGCGGCGGTCTGGTCACCGAGGCCACCGCTGCGGCCTCCGCCTTCCTCGATGGCGGCCTGGTCGCCACGTACGACGTGCACGGCAAGCAGCGGGCGCTGTACGCGGCCGCCGGCCAGAGCACCGCGAGGCCCGTGGTCGTGCTGATCGACGGCGGCACCATGAGCGCGGCCGAACTGCTCACGGGCGCGCTTCAGGACCGCGGCAGAGCGGTCACGGTCGGCTCGCGCACCTTCGGCAAGGGCTCGGTGCAGATGCCCACCGGCCTGGCGGGCGGCTCGGTCGCCGAGCTGACCGTCGGCCACTACCGCACCCCCGCGGGCCACGGCCTCGACGGCCAGGGCATCACCCCCGACGTGCCGGTCACCGACCGGCCGCTCCAGCACGCCGAGACGGTCCTGAGCGGCCTGGGCGGCGCGTCGTAA
- the smpB gene encoding SsrA-binding protein SmpB, translated as MAKNTGKDKEKDSKRKLVAQNKKARHDYLIIDTYECGLVLTGTEVKSLRQGRASLVDGFVQIDGGEAWLHNVHVPEYAQGTWTNHSARRKRKLLLHRAEIDKLESKTGESGHTIVPLALYFKDGRAKIEIALAKGKKEYDKRQTLREKQDRRETDRAISAVKRKERASLRQHRAE; from the coding sequence ATGGCTAAGAACACGGGCAAGGACAAAGAGAAGGACAGCAAGCGCAAGCTCGTCGCGCAGAACAAGAAGGCACGGCACGACTACCTCATCATCGACACCTACGAGTGCGGTCTGGTGCTGACCGGCACCGAGGTGAAGTCGCTGCGCCAGGGCCGGGCCTCGCTGGTCGACGGGTTCGTGCAGATCGACGGGGGCGAGGCCTGGCTGCACAACGTGCACGTCCCGGAGTACGCCCAGGGGACCTGGACGAACCACAGTGCGCGGCGCAAGCGGAAGCTGCTCCTGCACCGGGCCGAGATCGACAAGCTGGAGTCGAAGACGGGGGAGTCGGGTCACACGATCGTGCCCCTCGCGCTCTACTTCAAGGACGGCCGGGCCAAGATCGAGATCGCCCTGGCGAAGGGCAAGAAGGAGTACGACAAGCGGCAGACGCTGCGCGAGAAGCAGGACCGGCGCGAGACGGACCGGGCCATCTCGGCGGTCAAGCGGAAGGAGCGGGCCAGCCTGCGGCAGCACCGAGCGGAATAG